The genomic region aattgttttaaatttctaGCAATTGGATAGCAACTATGGATTTTTAATAATCCATTCATATCAATAATCTTACGAGTTTTTCTTTCAGAGTTTGTTTGAAGGGAGTGAAGGGTGTTTTTGTTTATCGGTAGTTTAATTGTAATCTTTTGGGTttactatttttcattttactttttttcttttttctctttttattttctatatttataaaaaaattatttcctttatatttattgattgaagggaataattttaacaattgaAAACTGGAAGATGGCATAGTAAACCCAtcaactattattattttttgggcctGCTTTAATGAAATTGtcttagatattttatttttttttgtaaataacatgCTATTTAATTAAATGCTCGGAAaggtttaattttataatttgatgttGCTGACATTTGTGGGTTTGTAATTTTGATATGAATGGGTGCGGGTGACTTAGAATATTGGCAGATTTTGTAATgctatatctatatttttttgcaGCTGCTGATGCTACCACAACCACCTTTCAAACCAGTATATTACACATTGGTTATTATTGACCTTTGTAAGGTACAGTCAAGTGCACATGACATTGCTGACTTTTTTGTCATTGAGGAATTTTGTTGCTTCAATACacagatttcaaatttcatttcatgtttAATGTTTTCTAATATCGTGGTTACCCAATAGGCTCTTCCTGGAGCCTTTCCTGCAGTTGTAGCTGGAGCAGTTCGTACTCTCTTTGAGAGGATTGCTGATTTGGATATGGAGTGTCGGACGCGTCTGATCCTTTGGTTCTCACACCATTTGTATGTTCAGAATTTTAGCAATTGCATTACATCATGCATCATTCAAGATAATATACTGTGCATGTTCTGCTTGAAGTGTATCTTGTCCTCCCCAACTTTAcctttttatttgatttctcTAATACAATTTGttcattcaaaaaagaaaacaatcacGCATAAGATTCTGTTGAGTTTATAGGCTAAAGTTGCAAGTTAACATTGAAAGATACTATTCATGATTCTCACATTACAATTCTCTGCCATGGtaatgttcaatggtgaggaaATCATTAAGGAAATTGAGAAATTGAGCTTGGTGATATTGATGAGGCATTCGATGTTTATATTGAAGTTGGTATTAGCCTTAAATGGTGTGTTTGACTGATTCCAAAATCATGGCCAATTTGTTGCTGGAATCAGTGGTTGTGTCCTGTTTGGAATAATCCTATTGGGGATAATTGTGGCTTTGTAATATTAAAGAAAGTGGCACTAACTGCTTAGGCACTAGTTGGGGAAGGACTTTGCCATCCCGTTTAATCAATGGTCATCTTCTATGTCCTTTGCCTTCTCCTAGTCTGGGAAGGATGGGTGGTTTTTTGTAAGGTCTCTAGTTGGGGAAGCTGTGTAGTTTTGCTTTATATCCTCAGCCTATGGCTTTCTTTTTGTATCTctgtagtacctctggtactatcCTTATTTAATATCTAATATATGATACTTTTggccgttcaaaaaaaaaactgcttaGGCACTAAAGGTTATGATAATGATGCATAAAATTGGCTTAATGGGTGTATTAAATGCATTAGTTGCTAATTTATAGCTCTCACATTTTGGTGCATTGTGATGATGAACTAGTAAGTTTTCCAATCATCTACTTTTTCCTGATGAATGGCAAGTAATAGTTTAACATATATATGCTTTGTTTATGTCCTATTGTGTTTGGCTCTTTTCCCTCCTTGTTTTACAGATATGCTCTATTTAACTCACCACGACCCCAACATGGTTGATGATCTAGTTTGTTATACCTTCTTCCTACCATATTtacaacactgttttgtttgagAATTAGGTTGAACAATTCCAGTGTTGCCGAAGTAGTATATCAAGTGTGTTCATATTCAGTTTGGTTGATTGTTTTTGCTGTGCAGATCAAACTTCCAGTTCATCTGGCCATGGGAAGAGTGGGCTTATGTCCTAGACCTCCCAAGGTGGGCCCCTCAACGTGTCTTTGTTCAAGAGGTTTTGGAGAGGGAAGTTCGCTTGTCATACTGGGACAAAGTTAAGCAGGTAATTGTCCATGCCAGAGTCATAATAAATGTTACTTTTGTTGCACGTTGCCCCAAGATGACACCACTAGACTATAATGTTACTCATGATCTTTTTTATGGTTATGGATCTCatagaaaaatcataaaaggATACAGAGAAGTTTCTTTATCTGTTTTTGTTGATGTAGAGGAATGGATGCCTTTAATGTTAAAATTGTGTTTTAAATTGTGAAATCACATGATTTTGTGATTTTCCAGTTGCCTTGCAAGGCAACTTACAACCAGAATCATGCATCAGTGAAAGTGTGAGCATAGAATTGTGACCTCGGAGCAGTTTATGCAATTCCACCAGAAGTGTGTTGGGTTGGATTCTCtcatttgagtaaaaaaaccgtatttttttttctccacctGTTCAGGTACGAAACCCACCCTAACAAAGGTGTTGGTGTCAGCCTTCTCTCGACCCTATCTGTTTCTGCAAGCCCCCAACCATAATCAGAGCAGAGAAGGTAGAACCCTCTGTGCTGTTCTCTTACCCTCATGCTTTGGTCTGCCTGGCACAGTGGAGCTTACAACAGAGTAGAGAGACAGACTGGAGCTTGCAGCAGAGGAGAGAAGCTTCTCTTCTATCACATCTAGTGCCCCTCCCCCAATCTCTCATCTCTGTTTTGATTTTGTACTATTTTTTATCTGGAAGAAACAAACAACTTTAATTAACTAAAACACATGTCATTTgtcattactatttttttatcaaccttTAGTAAAATTCTAGATTCTATAATCAAACAGTTGGACTATTTTCTTGTGTTTTAGTTGTGTTATGTTATGAAAAGCTTGTGTTATGTGACTAATTataacttttgatttttattggaTGACCACTTatggattttcagtttaaatttagtttaattatgtAATGTAATTTAGAGGTTATTTTCATTAACCATGTTATTTTCTATGCATTTGTATATGTTAAGTATGATTATGcatttttaataagattttatGGTCGGTGTTATGAACCTAtgatttatgatattttatccCCCTCCGAATCCTATGTAAAATCTTGATTTTGACTACATTGGATGCTTTTCTATCAGCAACTGAATTAATTGAAATAGgatttagttttgttttttatatacttggcatattattgtttttatggtATATTTCATGATATTTTGTAGAGTATTGAAAATGCACCTGGTTTAGAAGAATTGCTTCCTCCAAAGGGTGGGCCGAACTTTAGTTTTGGTGCAGAAGATGATAAAGAAAGCAATGAACATGTACTGTCTGGACAGCTCAACAACATGGTTAAAGGAAAGGCACCTGTCCGTGAAATAATCTCATGGATTGATGAAAGTGTGCTTCCAAATAATGGTCTAGAAGTTACCCTCAGAGTGGTTGTACAAACTCTTCTCAATATTGGATCCAAGAGTTTCACTCATTTGATGACTGTCTTAGAGAGATATGGGCAAGTCTTTGCAAAATTATGTCCTGACCAGGATAAGCAAGTCATGCTGATAGCTGAAGTGAGTTCTTTCTGGAAGAGTAATACCCAAATGACAGCAATAGCTATTGACAGGATGATGGGTTATCGGCTTGTTTCAAATCTGGCTATTGTGAGATGGGTCTTCTCAGCAGAGAATATTGAGCAATTTCATATGTCAGATCGTCCTTGGGAGGTACTTAATCTTGGTTTTATGGATAGATTGTATGTAAATTCCCTCCTCTGTTAAGTCTACATGGGTTGGAAACCATCTGCCTTTTGCTTTCGATCTATTTTGACGTGATCAGCTttggatttttaaatttaagtgctgaagattttacattttttgtttttggtttgatTGACAAATGATAGCATGTATTTGATTGAGTTGACATTCATCATAGTTACGCTATTCTTTCATATAGTAATTTCACCGTTTTGCATCAAACAGATTCTTAGAAATGCAGTAAGCAAGACACACAATCGTATTTCTGATCTAAGGAAAGAAATATTATCTcttaaaaagaatatttcatCATCTGAAGAAGCTGCCAAGGAAGCAAAAGCAGAGTTAGATGCTGCAGAGTCAAAACTTACACTAGTGGATGGTGAACCAGTTATTGGCGACAATCCTGCTAGGTTGAATAGATTGAAATCACATGCTGAAAAGACAAAGGAGGAGGTGGTGTCTCTTCAAGAATCTTTagaagccaaggaagctcttcttTCCCGAGCAATTGAGGAAAATGAGGTAATTGATGTAAAATTGGTATTGGTTAATTGTCTGCAGACAATTTTGCTTATCAAACATATGTTTGAAGTGCTGGTACAATGTCTTTGAACACTAACATTTTTCTGTTATGGTTGGAGAAAACTTTTCAATCTGTGTTGGACAAAAGTGGGTGTGCCAATTGTGTGTTTCTTAATTTAGAaattttcattctctattttctGTCAAACTCAGTCATAATTTTCATCATAGATAGCCTGTGGAAAGGTGATATACTAATATCTCAATGAAGAGATAGATGATAGGGATATTTGGAACAATTTATGCTCCATATGTGAAAGGTGGCTATATTGGCTACATTGTaacaaaaaaacagagaaaagaaATACTATCAAAAGGAAATGTTATGGAGGAGCTTACCCGGCCAATGTTTAAGGCACCTAAAATAGCACTCTATGAGTCACTTTTTGTATTTTGTAGTTTCTACTTGTCTCCTGGTTTTTGCTAATGCAAGTTGGATTTGCTTTAAATTGGAGTTATAAAGGCCATTTCCTGGCTTGAATTAAATGCACTTGAAGCTATGTTTTCTGACTATATTTATTGCATTGGTGGTTATTTGTACATACAGGCATTGTTTCTCTTGTTGTACAAAAGCTTCTCAAACGTGTTGACAGAGCGCCTTCCTGAAGGATCTAGAACACTGCATGAGTTGAAGTCTGCACAAGTTGATGTGGTGATGGCAGTGGACCCTGAAGAGCCATCGTCAATGGAATTAGACAACCAGAATCAGAGACCTCAAAACAGGTTCCTGTGCCTTTCCTTCTGACctagataaataataaataataattttattttttcttgctttgtggaaatatgcttattaataCTACATTATAATTTGGTTTCCTAATCTCTTCTACAGTCATACAAATGGCGAGAAGAAAGGTGGTGCTTATAATGTAGGTGAAAAGGAGCAGTGGTGTATCACCACTTTGGGCTATGTGAAGGCCTTCTCTAGGCAGTATGCTGCTGAGGTATTGTTCAATTCATTCATTGCTTGCATTTGAATATTATCCTAGTTTTTTAAGGAAATGCCATGTAAACAACACTTTGCATATACACAAACTTACACATGTTCCTCCACAGTTAGATTGATCTAAGTTTGCAAAAAACCAAATCTTATGTGAAGGTTTTGCacattttgataattttgttgCTGGCAGATATGGCCCCATGTTGAGAAGTTGGATGCAGAGGTATTGACAGAAGATGCACCTCTTCTTTTTCGGTCAGCTGTTTATTCTGGTCTTCGAAGACCAATTCACGAGGCTTGATCAATTTGATATTTCACTTCtaagttgtgtttttttagaattaactaAAATTCATTCTTTAGTCTGTCAGTTAAGCATTTTCTTAGTCAACCAAAAGCGTAAAGCTGTATGCAATTGTAATGTAAGTGACAAGGTTGGTATGACGAGTCTCCGCTGTTTAGATTCTAACGGGGACTTGACCACTGCTACTGTACATTATTTCGATTATAGCTACTAATTTATTGGACCTTAAATACAAAGAATGAAGTTTGTACGCAACCCCTGTGGTGTACTTAGTAATGCGAAAATTTGAGCCATAAAGATACATATAGTGATTATTGCCTTTTAAATGTCCTTTTATCTATGTGGTGTTCATGGATGCCTCGTTTTCTcaagaaaatttactttttattaggAAATCCTTTATAATCTCAGAATAAATTGCTTAAGGGGGAATAGTTTTAGAACACTTGTTCGTAAGAAAATTACTAACATTGAGCGGGAAAAATTGTCACAGCTTCTCAACAAGTAACATTAGTtggattgatttattttaaaaataaattatgtatgcctataaaatttgattttaagtgGTAATCAAATAGAGTAACGAAAAGGGGACAGTAGCTACTTATGAAAAGCatgttgaatattttaaattgcAACAAAGGTGTCTACCTTTCCCCTTAGCTTACCAACTCAGCTCCTTTGGTGTTTCCCCACATATCAAAGTAGGTTGGATAAggtgaaaattttaaaagttataaatttaagtaTGATTTTGGTGACATTAAGGTCATGTTTGAATAATTTTCTCTACTATTTTATaggagaaaaatacaaaaaaatgaatttctctCAACTTTCAAGCATCTAATATATTAAACTTTTATAAATgttatttcatgttttttttcaaaagttaaagtatataagttaattttagtttattgtatgttttacttctttttgttcttcttaCAAGTGcttaaataaaagtttattCAAACAAGGCCTAGATCTTATCTATTCTAAACAATCTGTGGTTGAGGGCATGCAATATCTGGAATGCATTAACTTAACAAATTATTGTATTTGAATCCATGTTAAGAGTGTGGCTCTGACTAGGGATGCAAGAGATACGTTAGGACATGTTTATTGTTATCTCTATACGACTCCAAATTTTGATCAGACAGTTTGTTTAAATGTGAATCTAACCTGATTAAAACctgaaatatatatgtaataagaaataaattatatcattgAAATCACATTCTTCTAAGGTTCAACTGGCAGCAAACAAGTTTTGGAAGTAAAAGATTCAGTGCTCGGATGCAATTGCCGAAGGCAATTGAGATCGTTCATAATACGTATACATGAAATTCAGGCCACCATTGACTGGTTCCAACCAGAATTTTCTAATTACTGCATCTTCACTTGGGCAAGTGGAATTATAAATGGTTCAGTTCTTAAATTTGTCTgcctcaaaattttaaattcatagcACACCTTAGGTTCTGACAGTATTGCTGGATTCCTTGAGGACTAGTCGGCAAACAAAATGACATATTTCACCTTAGGTTTCTCTAGTTAGAGAAGCCTTACCCACAGGGTACCCAATTttggcatttttttaaaaaaattcataatgttagccaaggttttaaatatcgGAAGCAGTTGCATTTTGTGGCTTCATTGCGTTTGTTGATATTGTGACAAATCACGGACAAATGCAACAGATGCGATCCCAATTACCATGGCATTGCGATTGTGGACAGTTTAAAAATCTTGATGTTGCGGTCCAAATTACAGCCGTGGACTGATTTTTAAAACCTGATGTTAGCTTAGGTGTTGCTACTCGTAAACTCACATGAATTGGAACCTTATATTGTAACCTCTATTCACATTTGTTGCAATCCATATTTATTCACATGAATTGGAACCTTATATCGTAccaactatttatttatatctgCATTGGTCAACACCAGcaattgtttggattgttggatcatttaatttatctttaatatGTAGTTTTACGAAAGTTGCTTCTATATTGCATGTACTTCAGAAGGTACAATTGCTTTGGAATTAAGAATTTTGACATTGTAATCATTCTATTCCCAATCTAAGATcgttacaaaaattatatttgttctgAAACTATCATGGACTATTCAAATTCAATAGAATGGGACCATAGGAGCGGTGAGATAATCAGCACTAAAAACTCCGAGTTTACACCCATACTCTTTCTTGTCTTTAACTTTGAAATGGCGTTTTTCACTTCTCTGTGCCATGCCGTGTGGACCATGCTGCAGTCCCTTTGGTCATGTGACATTCACATGGTCTCAGTGATTTTTCAATTACTGTTATCTTTGCTTCAAGGACTCACATTTCCTACTCTACTCCTTGTGTATTTTCTACTCTTCAAGTGGTTCATAGGTGAAGCTAACAAGTAACAAGTGCAACATTGCACCACATTTTACTGTTGTTGGTCTAGAAGAATGTGTGCGCAAGCGCGAATATGCTAAAAGAGTATTCTCAGACAATAATGAGAGACTAATTCTTCTGGAGGCATACAAATCACTTGAGTAAGCTTTGCCCCTCACAAAAAACGATTTTATTCGACTAGAAATTAAACGTTAGACtttgtttgaataattttttcaataagcacttgtaggataaaaaaaaagaagaaatttaaatgaattaagcGTTTCctacaagttaaaattaactcatGAATGAGAGATCTTTTAATGTATGGTAGAATCTTAATTAGTTATACCTTTCTTCTCTCTATAAATACTTaatgagaagtttatccaaataaCACCAAAGTGAACATATTCAAGGGATTTAACCATCTACAAATTGTGTCCAACTTTATGGTTGCCGTGGAAGAGTTTGATATGGTGGGAGAATCTTAAATTTTCACCAGTGTTATATTTTACACTAGACATGCATGTGCCTCTATTTGAAAACCGGTAAGATAGGATGAATATCCTCATCATGTTACCATGGTGTCTAGTACTCACATGGTAGGGTGCACTATAGTGTCAAAAGAAATTGGGGcccttaatattaaaaaattccaaGCCTAGAGCATGTAAACTGTTAAATGAATCTAATCGTGGCAGCAGTACAAGCTAGTGCATTGTCCCCAGCACAGTTTCAATCTCCTCATTGCCCTTGGAAAAATGGAATCTCTTTTGCACAGATGACAACCGACAAATCAAGAGAAACAAAAGGTTTTAATAAATATGGATGTAAAagagataattaattttatatactaCCCCGCCCCCCTTCTTACCCCGTGATGCTCACCAATTATGCACCTAAAAATTAAGCTGTCACAACATCATCCAcgctgctatatatatatattgttactgctttatattatttatatctttATCTTGAAACACATATTACTAGACTGACTCCAAAATAACTATcttcattctgcacccttcttGTTCTTCTGTTTAGCCAAAAAATTCTGAGTGTTAAATTAGTGACTCATGACTGCTACTATGatcaagttatattttttttcccttgccATTTTGGTTATCTTCCTTGCCAATCCAAAGGGTGTGACTTCAAGTTCAAGTACCAGTGAGCCTACAATTTCAGCATCTCCTGGTGTTTTGCCTTATGTGACTACCCCAGAGATTTCCTCATTTTTTCCCACTCCAAGTGCAATTCAACCAATGAGTTCTGGTTTTGAGGCCGAGGCACCGGCACCGGCACCCAGTTCAGGGGAGTTTGAGGGCAAGAGGTCTTCTGGTTCAGCTAGGTTGGATTGTGCAGGTGCCATTGTTGGTGTTCTGCTCTGTTGTGCCTTGTTAAGTAGCATAGTTGTTGTTTGAGAATTTACCATTGTACTTGTCTTAAAGGGGTTGTGAATTTCATCCACTAGAGCATAGAGCATAGTgttcttctttttctattaGTCCCTGTTCTATGATTTCTTTGTTGCTTGCTTAGTTAATATACGTGATCGATTACTTATGCCGAATTCAGCAGTTCTCCTTTGTATTCGTAATTCACATTTTTTTGTTCCACATTGTCAAGGATTTGAAAACTTGCTTTAGGAAAATTTAATCTACTATTTTTAGTGTTGTTTTTGCCTCTTGCCCTTCTTTTAAAATCACATTAACATAAATCCATCTCTTCGCAATTCACGTTGAACGGAATTGGATGGCAAATCAAATGCATACTTTATCTTATACTTCTCTTTATGTTCTTCCAATTTGTTTGCatgttgtttaaaaaaattatacttgccATACAGATATAATATCtcaaattaaaaacatcaatTACATTGGCTTTACACTGGATTCACAAATCCTTTTCAATCCAGTGAGTTAGacttcattaatattataaagtatTCTGTCACTTGAAgattttattcaatttctttaaaatggatACGTTGATAGCTAAAATAAGTCATCGACCACTTTGTCCATTTAAACATCAAGTATCCGACTTACAAAAGGTGCCAATTGTTTTGtttaccataaaaaaaaaccttaattttcttaattaatcattaaattatacTCCATTTACATATAGTTTcttatgttattaattaatttgattcttaaaaGGTTATATTAACCTATTGCTCTCTAAACTATTtggaaaatttttaaataagtccCTATGGTTAGAAATTTTGTAATAAGATCTTGAACttttaaatctattttaatttagtctCTAACACTTTTTCATTAGTGTCTcataaagtgatttttttttaaaaaaaaaatagttcagaCACCAAGTttagttacaattttttaaaaataagttcctataattagaaatt from Glycine soja cultivar W05 chromosome 16, ASM419377v2, whole genome shotgun sequence harbors:
- the LOC114390309 gene encoding nuclear cap-binding protein subunit 1-like, giving the protein MSSWRSLLLRIGDKSPEYGPSSDYKDHIDTCFGALRRELDHSQSEILEFLLMCAEQLPHKIPLYGTLIGLINLENEDFVKQLVEKTQSKFQDALDSGNCNGVRILMRLLTVMMSSKVLQPSSLVAVFETFLSSAATTVDEEKGNPLWQPCADFYITCILSCLPWGGAELTEQVPEDIERVMVGVEAYLSIRKHTSDTGLSFFENDDENGEGLSDKDFLEDLWDRIQVLSSNGWKVDSVPRPHLSFEAQLVAGKSHEFGPICCPSLPSLPSVPSGVSIGKQKHEAELKYPQSIHRLNIFPPSKIEDLQPIDRFVMEEYLLDVLLFLNGCRKECASFMVGLPVSFRYEYLMAETIFSQLLMLPQPPFKPVYYTLVIIDLCKALPGAFPAVVAGAVRTLFERIADLDMECRTRLILWFSHHLSNFQFIWPWEEWAYVLDLPRWAPQRVFVQEVLEREVRLSYWDKVKQSIENAPGLEELLPPKGGPNFSFGAEDDKESNEHVLSGQLNNMVKGKAPVREIISWIDESVLPNNGLEVTLRVVVQTLLNIGSKSFTHLMTVLERYGQVFAKLCPDQDKQVMLIAEVSSFWKSNTQMTAIAIDRMMGYRLVSNLAIVRWVFSAENIEQFHMSDRPWEILRNAVSKTHNRISDLRKEILSLKKNISSSEEAAKEAKAELDAAESKLTLVDGEPVIGDNPARLNRLKSHAEKTKEEVVSLQESLEAKEALLSRAIEENEALFLLLYKSFSNVLTERLPEGSRTLHELKSAQVDVVMAVDPEEPSSMELDNQNQRPQNSHTNGEKKGGAYNVGEKEQWCITTLGYVKAFSRQYAAEIWPHVEKLDAEVLTEDAPLLFRSAVYSGLRRPIHEA